Proteins found in one Bradysia coprophila strain Holo2 chromosome X unlocalized genomic scaffold, BU_Bcop_v1 contig_35, whole genome shotgun sequence genomic segment:
- the LOC119069544 gene encoding protein PFF0380w isoform X1 yields MFFLLIVCLMKLIKMTSNRIRRCGEKENRALNGHLRNCFPSRNGTKLIRGMTEHPYEKSQIPQLNTPHKRPLTNINSLSNFPNNGLSDNEQTNFDQKLFTELTESNLKSNVQIVLKNLNKNILRNYFNERVNNNSDKKMSSPESDCNSNIGGGFISAPLGCSIASSQDFTHDNSDYQWFLDYGYRDGVTHQSILSSLSASYNGIGELSYYEDLAKNIDANLAEVDMESFRAEDIHSLLTYRKENNKKRQDNDLDNSICKSKQLFSPVKESMLSVDSLDLDCYPDDGDIILTCQANKNNYTIAFEGSTVYSDESFYDGQHDVQEKLKQNSINVNNIDDVVKRKALEVSMSRSDTGFTTWSKLKKGCSQQLQRYPSGNNNTSINHVPRHAPHCFVRKSASLPNLQVDQNNPLHVSQAISTSTVDSYGKMRTLLPMCPMPISTSDSESPAPIQNSNSSNEPQLNPPSFNLVKLFIKQKSSSTDTCMDVSSGCWPSDSSSSVEQRQRKKSMNDSGKGSALSRHDEDIETDFQYDSLDVPSNNHDNGKNIVNKSNDLYREVFDSPSHRNYKEFNLNIRNYPKHIFSVNNNNSMDKDSLKETNKSLSDASRTSDNITQVFTKTSIPLDMITRSIQTSVLLKDSVKIVPPSFLAQLNQNNKIGEKRRAPVYVIYPSYALPDLGFVKTHQSDIILSPMGYKEAVAKKQRPVSLADVEDLKKKQYKHVIDWKSLGPLLPLEYRKMLKHIPEIDATNKESISSQRPMFCMSPPIRRHRPSSCDCASYCTSSSGSSQQPSSGFRGSSTLLTDSEFDGSTGNNDPLKNLYVYQYDNGRIADDSQSVERPPTGKSTPRGILRRNSTKTKSKRNSMFEENDTVKEINDKRRSLQEPYYACDTYNIIEDYLAELNAGENMERRLNNSRVSSYRQYYPDQTETSNKLSGTVDARSRAKQFLSNVPKSELKYYAEIANILETIENTSEPYDRNKLRNEVSRALSQKKVSFNRNNSMNNNNNNNNNPNLLCATKEFSTPPNSPNISIAALRMEQKTRRSDQEKQDKIQSNRFKRLQIQWELLSKEASVLEKELVKETRSGGSTPTSAGGLRSRIPRPVSYPTTKVSPQSAAKTLQSPSKLVPPKKYGISITSNAANASPRPRTPSKLYNTPKKTAPVQRNTARCSK; encoded by the exons atgttttttttattgattgtaTGTTTGATGAAGTTAATCAAAATGACAAGTAATCGTATACGACGCTGtggcgaaaaagaaaatcgtgcCCTAAATGGACATTTAAGGAACTGCTTTCCAAGTAGAAATG GAACCAAACTCATCCGTGGCATGACAGAACACCCATACGAAAAATCACAAATACCTCAACTTAATACCCCACATAAACGACCATTAACAAATATCAATTCCttatcaaattttccaaacaatgGCTTATCCGACAATGAGCAAACAAACTTTGATCAGAAACTATTCACCGAATTGACGGAGTCCAATTTGAAGAGCAATGTTCAGATTGTGCTTAAGAATCTGAACAAAAACATTCTACGGAACTATTTTAATGAAAGAGTAAATAACAATTCGGATAAGAAAATGTCCAGTCCAGAGTCTGATTGTAATAGTAACATTGGCGGTGGCTTCATCAGTGCACCGCTCGGATGTTCGATAGCATCATCACAAGACTTTACGCACGACAATTCGGATTATCAATGGTTTTTGGATTATGG TTATCGAGATGGGGTAACTCATCAGTCCATACTGTCTTCGCTATCCGCATCGTACAATGGCATAGGTGAATTATCATATTATGAAGATCTGGCAAAGAACATCGACGCCAATTTGGCGGAAGTGGACATGGAAAGCTTTCGAGCTGAAGATATCCATTCGCTGCTAACGTATCGCAAAGAGAACAATAAAAAGCGTCAGGACAATGATCTCGACAATTCGATATGTAAATCAAAGCAACTGTTTTCCCCGGTCAAAGAATCAATGCTGAGTGTCGATTCATTGGACTTGGACTGCTATCCAGACGACGGAGATATCATCCTGACATGCCAAGCGAACAAAAACAATTACACAATCGCATTCGAAGGAAGCACAGTGTACTCAGATGAAAGTTTTTAcg ATGGACAGCATGACGTGCAAGAGAAATTGAAGCAAAATTCGATTAATGTAAACAACATCGATGATGTTGTGAAGCGCAAAGCGTTAGAAGTTTCAATGTCCAGGTCAGACACCGGCTTTACTACATGGAGCAAATTGAAGAAAGGTTGTTCTCAACAACTTCAGAG GTATCCATCCGGCAATAACAACACCTCAATCAATCATGTACCAAGACATGCTCCGCATTGTTTCGTTCGGAAAAGTGCCAGTCTACCGAATCTGCAGGTCGATCAGAATAATCCGTTGCACGTATCTCAAGCAATCAGTACGTCGACCGTTGACTCGTACGGCAAAATGCGTACATTATTGCCGATGTGTCCGATGCCCATATCAACATCAGACAGTGAAAGTCCTGCACCGATCCAAAATTCGAATTCCAGCAATGAACCTCAACTGAATCCACCATCGTTCAATCTagtcaaattatttattaagcAGAAAAGTAGTTCAACCGACACATGCATGGACGTATCGTCGGGCTGTTGGCCGAGTGATTCTAGTTCGTCCGTTGAGCAACGACAGCGAAAGAAAAGCATGAACGATTCGGGTAAAGGTTCCGCATTGAGCCGACATGACGAAGATATCGAAACTGATTTCCAATACGACAGTTTGGACGTACCGAGCAACAATCATGACAATGGCAAGAATATTGTCAACAAATCAAACGACTTGTATCGTGAAGTGTTTGATTCGCCTTCGCACAGAAACTACAAAGAGTTCAATCTGAACATACGCAACTATCCGaaacacattttcagtgtgaacaacaacaactcaaTGGACAAAGATAGTTTGAAAGAGACGAACAAAAGCTTATCGGATGCTAGCCGAACATCTGATAATATTACTCAGGTGTTCACGAAGACGAGCATACCGTTGGACATGATAACTCGATCCATTCAAACGTCAGTTCTGCTGAAGGACAGCGTGAAAATCGTTCCTCCATCATTTTTGGCTCAGCTcaatcaaaacaacaaaattggtGAAAAGCGCCGGGCACCCGTATATGTCATCTATCCGAGCTATGCATTGCCCGATTTAGGCTTTGTCAAAACACACCAAAGTGATATCATTCTATCTCCAATGGGCTACAAAGAAGCCGTTGCGAAAAAGCAGCGTCCCGTTTCTCTGGCCGATGTTGAAGATTTGAAGAAGAAACAATATAAGCATGTAATAGACTGGAAATCGCTGGGGCCATTGCTGCCACTCGAATATAGGAAAATGCTAAAACACATTCCGGAAATTGATGCTACCAACAAAGAATCGATATCATCACAACGGCCAATGTTTTGTATGTCGCCTCCGATACGCCGTCATCGTCCCTCTTCATGTGATTGTGCCAGTTATTGTACAAGTAGTTCGGGCTCTAGTCAACAACCATCTTCCGGTTTCCGTGGCTCATCCACTTTACTAACCGATTCCGAATTTGACGGTTCTACCGGCAATAATGATCCGCTGAAAAATCTGTACGTCTATCAGTACGACAATGGTCGGATAGCGGATGATTCTCAGTCGGTTGAACGACCTCCTACCGGGAAATCTACACCGCGTGGCATATTGCGGCGAAACAGCacgaaaacaaaatcgaaacgGAACAGCATGTTCGAGGAGAACGACACCGTTAAAGAAATTAATGATAAGCGACGCAGCTTACAAGAGCCGTACTATGCATGCGACACGTACAATATCATTGAGGACTATCTAGCAGAATTGAATGCCGGTGAAAATATGGAACGAAGGCTCAACAACAGTCGAGTTTCGTCGTATCGTCAGTATTATCCCGATCAAACTGAAACTTCCAATAAGTTAAGCGGAACGGTCGATGCTCGTAGCAGAGCGAAACAGTTTTTAAGCAACGTACCAAAGTCTGAATTGAAATATTACGCGGAAATCGCAAACATTTTAGAAACAATCGAAAATACTAGTGAGCCTTACGACCGAAACAAGCTGAGAAATGAAGTGAGTCGAGCATTGTCCCAGAAAAAGGTTTCATTCAATCGAAACAATTCGAtgaacaataacaacaacaacaacaacaatccaAATTTGTTGTGTGCGACAAAGGAATTCTCAACGCCGCCGAATTCGCCGAATATTTCCATAGCCGCACTACGTATGGAACAAAAGACCCGACGATCCGATCAGGAAAAACAAGACAAAATCCAAAGTAATCGATTCAAACGATTGCAAATTCAATGGGAATTGCTGAGCAAAGAGGCTAGTGTATTGGAGAAAGAATTGGTGAAAGAAACGCGTAGCGGTGGTTCAACACCAACATCAGCTGGTGGCTTACGATCTCGAATTCCAAGACCGGTCAGCTATCCGACGACAAA AGTATCGCCACAATCTGCTGCGAAGACGCTTCAATCCCCCAGTAAGTTGGTaccaccaaaaaaatatggaatttCGATCACAAGTAATGCTGCAAATGCGTCACCGCGACCACGTACTCCTAGTAAACTTTACAATACTCCAAAAAAGACGGCTCCGGTACAAAG GAATACAGCGCGCTGTTCAAAATAG
- the LOC119069546 gene encoding uncharacterized protein LOC119069546 yields MEQDIDNVLKRLMSSPTTTGCLVANNQGLCIEKRGEISPNAAGIATAILCQASKLEPNSNAPIVALETGKKTCLIHKHGITGVVYKEVIKPGTR; encoded by the exons ATGGAGCAAGATATTGATAATGTTTTAAAAAGACT AATGTCATCACCAACTACTACAGGCTGTTTGGTTGCCAACAATCAGGGACTTTGCATTGAAA AACGTGGAGAAATCAGTCCCAATGCGGCCGGAATAGCAACAGCGATTTTATGTCAAGCAAGTAAATTAGAACCAAATTCAAATGCACCGATCGTGGCTCTTGAAACTGGCAAAAA AACGTGTCTTATTCATAAGCATGGAATTACAGGAGTCGTTTATAAGGAAGTGATCAAACCAGGGACTAGATGA
- the LOC119069544 gene encoding protein PFF0380w isoform X2 gives MTEHPYEKSQIPQLNTPHKRPLTNINSLSNFPNNGLSDNEQTNFDQKLFTELTESNLKSNVQIVLKNLNKNILRNYFNERVNNNSDKKMSSPESDCNSNIGGGFISAPLGCSIASSQDFTHDNSDYQWFLDYGYRDGVTHQSILSSLSASYNGIGELSYYEDLAKNIDANLAEVDMESFRAEDIHSLLTYRKENNKKRQDNDLDNSICKSKQLFSPVKESMLSVDSLDLDCYPDDGDIILTCQANKNNYTIAFEGSTVYSDESFYDGQHDVQEKLKQNSINVNNIDDVVKRKALEVSMSRSDTGFTTWSKLKKGCSQQLQRYPSGNNNTSINHVPRHAPHCFVRKSASLPNLQVDQNNPLHVSQAISTSTVDSYGKMRTLLPMCPMPISTSDSESPAPIQNSNSSNEPQLNPPSFNLVKLFIKQKSSSTDTCMDVSSGCWPSDSSSSVEQRQRKKSMNDSGKGSALSRHDEDIETDFQYDSLDVPSNNHDNGKNIVNKSNDLYREVFDSPSHRNYKEFNLNIRNYPKHIFSVNNNNSMDKDSLKETNKSLSDASRTSDNITQVFTKTSIPLDMITRSIQTSVLLKDSVKIVPPSFLAQLNQNNKIGEKRRAPVYVIYPSYALPDLGFVKTHQSDIILSPMGYKEAVAKKQRPVSLADVEDLKKKQYKHVIDWKSLGPLLPLEYRKMLKHIPEIDATNKESISSQRPMFCMSPPIRRHRPSSCDCASYCTSSSGSSQQPSSGFRGSSTLLTDSEFDGSTGNNDPLKNLYVYQYDNGRIADDSQSVERPPTGKSTPRGILRRNSTKTKSKRNSMFEENDTVKEINDKRRSLQEPYYACDTYNIIEDYLAELNAGENMERRLNNSRVSSYRQYYPDQTETSNKLSGTVDARSRAKQFLSNVPKSELKYYAEIANILETIENTSEPYDRNKLRNEVSRALSQKKVSFNRNNSMNNNNNNNNNPNLLCATKEFSTPPNSPNISIAALRMEQKTRRSDQEKQDKIQSNRFKRLQIQWELLSKEASVLEKELVKETRSGGSTPTSAGGLRSRIPRPVSYPTTKVSPQSAAKTLQSPSKLVPPKKYGISITSNAANASPRPRTPSKLYNTPKKTAPVQRNTARCSK, from the exons ATGACAGAACACCCATACGAAAAATCACAAATACCTCAACTTAATACCCCACATAAACGACCATTAACAAATATCAATTCCttatcaaattttccaaacaatgGCTTATCCGACAATGAGCAAACAAACTTTGATCAGAAACTATTCACCGAATTGACGGAGTCCAATTTGAAGAGCAATGTTCAGATTGTGCTTAAGAATCTGAACAAAAACATTCTACGGAACTATTTTAATGAAAGAGTAAATAACAATTCGGATAAGAAAATGTCCAGTCCAGAGTCTGATTGTAATAGTAACATTGGCGGTGGCTTCATCAGTGCACCGCTCGGATGTTCGATAGCATCATCACAAGACTTTACGCACGACAATTCGGATTATCAATGGTTTTTGGATTATGG TTATCGAGATGGGGTAACTCATCAGTCCATACTGTCTTCGCTATCCGCATCGTACAATGGCATAGGTGAATTATCATATTATGAAGATCTGGCAAAGAACATCGACGCCAATTTGGCGGAAGTGGACATGGAAAGCTTTCGAGCTGAAGATATCCATTCGCTGCTAACGTATCGCAAAGAGAACAATAAAAAGCGTCAGGACAATGATCTCGACAATTCGATATGTAAATCAAAGCAACTGTTTTCCCCGGTCAAAGAATCAATGCTGAGTGTCGATTCATTGGACTTGGACTGCTATCCAGACGACGGAGATATCATCCTGACATGCCAAGCGAACAAAAACAATTACACAATCGCATTCGAAGGAAGCACAGTGTACTCAGATGAAAGTTTTTAcg ATGGACAGCATGACGTGCAAGAGAAATTGAAGCAAAATTCGATTAATGTAAACAACATCGATGATGTTGTGAAGCGCAAAGCGTTAGAAGTTTCAATGTCCAGGTCAGACACCGGCTTTACTACATGGAGCAAATTGAAGAAAGGTTGTTCTCAACAACTTCAGAG GTATCCATCCGGCAATAACAACACCTCAATCAATCATGTACCAAGACATGCTCCGCATTGTTTCGTTCGGAAAAGTGCCAGTCTACCGAATCTGCAGGTCGATCAGAATAATCCGTTGCACGTATCTCAAGCAATCAGTACGTCGACCGTTGACTCGTACGGCAAAATGCGTACATTATTGCCGATGTGTCCGATGCCCATATCAACATCAGACAGTGAAAGTCCTGCACCGATCCAAAATTCGAATTCCAGCAATGAACCTCAACTGAATCCACCATCGTTCAATCTagtcaaattatttattaagcAGAAAAGTAGTTCAACCGACACATGCATGGACGTATCGTCGGGCTGTTGGCCGAGTGATTCTAGTTCGTCCGTTGAGCAACGACAGCGAAAGAAAAGCATGAACGATTCGGGTAAAGGTTCCGCATTGAGCCGACATGACGAAGATATCGAAACTGATTTCCAATACGACAGTTTGGACGTACCGAGCAACAATCATGACAATGGCAAGAATATTGTCAACAAATCAAACGACTTGTATCGTGAAGTGTTTGATTCGCCTTCGCACAGAAACTACAAAGAGTTCAATCTGAACATACGCAACTATCCGaaacacattttcagtgtgaacaacaacaactcaaTGGACAAAGATAGTTTGAAAGAGACGAACAAAAGCTTATCGGATGCTAGCCGAACATCTGATAATATTACTCAGGTGTTCACGAAGACGAGCATACCGTTGGACATGATAACTCGATCCATTCAAACGTCAGTTCTGCTGAAGGACAGCGTGAAAATCGTTCCTCCATCATTTTTGGCTCAGCTcaatcaaaacaacaaaattggtGAAAAGCGCCGGGCACCCGTATATGTCATCTATCCGAGCTATGCATTGCCCGATTTAGGCTTTGTCAAAACACACCAAAGTGATATCATTCTATCTCCAATGGGCTACAAAGAAGCCGTTGCGAAAAAGCAGCGTCCCGTTTCTCTGGCCGATGTTGAAGATTTGAAGAAGAAACAATATAAGCATGTAATAGACTGGAAATCGCTGGGGCCATTGCTGCCACTCGAATATAGGAAAATGCTAAAACACATTCCGGAAATTGATGCTACCAACAAAGAATCGATATCATCACAACGGCCAATGTTTTGTATGTCGCCTCCGATACGCCGTCATCGTCCCTCTTCATGTGATTGTGCCAGTTATTGTACAAGTAGTTCGGGCTCTAGTCAACAACCATCTTCCGGTTTCCGTGGCTCATCCACTTTACTAACCGATTCCGAATTTGACGGTTCTACCGGCAATAATGATCCGCTGAAAAATCTGTACGTCTATCAGTACGACAATGGTCGGATAGCGGATGATTCTCAGTCGGTTGAACGACCTCCTACCGGGAAATCTACACCGCGTGGCATATTGCGGCGAAACAGCacgaaaacaaaatcgaaacgGAACAGCATGTTCGAGGAGAACGACACCGTTAAAGAAATTAATGATAAGCGACGCAGCTTACAAGAGCCGTACTATGCATGCGACACGTACAATATCATTGAGGACTATCTAGCAGAATTGAATGCCGGTGAAAATATGGAACGAAGGCTCAACAACAGTCGAGTTTCGTCGTATCGTCAGTATTATCCCGATCAAACTGAAACTTCCAATAAGTTAAGCGGAACGGTCGATGCTCGTAGCAGAGCGAAACAGTTTTTAAGCAACGTACCAAAGTCTGAATTGAAATATTACGCGGAAATCGCAAACATTTTAGAAACAATCGAAAATACTAGTGAGCCTTACGACCGAAACAAGCTGAGAAATGAAGTGAGTCGAGCATTGTCCCAGAAAAAGGTTTCATTCAATCGAAACAATTCGAtgaacaataacaacaacaacaacaacaatccaAATTTGTTGTGTGCGACAAAGGAATTCTCAACGCCGCCGAATTCGCCGAATATTTCCATAGCCGCACTACGTATGGAACAAAAGACCCGACGATCCGATCAGGAAAAACAAGACAAAATCCAAAGTAATCGATTCAAACGATTGCAAATTCAATGGGAATTGCTGAGCAAAGAGGCTAGTGTATTGGAGAAAGAATTGGTGAAAGAAACGCGTAGCGGTGGTTCAACACCAACATCAGCTGGTGGCTTACGATCTCGAATTCCAAGACCGGTCAGCTATCCGACGACAAA AGTATCGCCACAATCTGCTGCGAAGACGCTTCAATCCCCCAGTAAGTTGGTaccaccaaaaaaatatggaatttCGATCACAAGTAATGCTGCAAATGCGTCACCGCGACCACGTACTCCTAGTAAACTTTACAATACTCCAAAAAAGACGGCTCCGGTACAAAG GAATACAGCGCGCTGTTCAAAATAG